The segment TCGGACCCAACGCCTTTGCCCACGAGTCCGGCATCCACCAGGACGGTGTGTTGAAGAACCCGCTCACCTACGAGATCATGACGCCCGAATCCGTGGGCCGCAAGGGCACGGACATGGTCATCGGCAAGCATTCCGGCAGTCACGCTATCAAGGCCAAGCTTGCGGAACTGGGCTACCCCCTGGACGAGCAGCAGCTTGCCGTGGTCTTCGCCGCCGTGAAGGAGTTGGCCGACAAGAAGGAGCGCGTGTTTGACGAGGATGTTGAGGCGCTGGTGCTGGAGAAGGTGTACCGCCGCCGTGACAAGTACCGCCTGAAGGACATGAGCGTGTTCTCCGGCACGCACGGGGTGCCGCCGCACGCGGCCATGGTGCTTGAGGTGCTGGACGGCGAGGCCGTGGTGGAGGAACGACGCAATTCCTCCTTCGGCGAAGGCCCGGTGGACGCCCTGTTCACCTGCATCGGCCAGATGGTGGGCTACCAGCCCGCACTGGACCGTTTCCAGATCAACGCCGTAACCGGCGGAACCGACGCCCAGGCCACCGTGACCGTGCGTATCGCCCACGGGGAAAAGAAGTCCGTGGGCCGCGGCACCAACGAGGACATCCTCGTGGCCAGCGCTATGGCTTTCTTGAATGCGCTCAACCGTTTGGAGAAAATGAGAGAGGAGAAAGAGGAATGTCCCACACTGTAGCCGAAAAGATCCTGCAGGCGCACACCGACGAGGAGATCACCCGCGCCGGGCAGATCGTCAACTGCCGCGTGTCGCTGGTCCTGGCCAACGACATCACCGCGCCGCTGGCCATCAAGAGTTTCAAAGCCATGGGCGCGGCCCAGGTCTTTGACAAGGACAAGGTCGCGCTTGTGTGCGACCACTTTACGCCCAACAAGGACATCGACTCCGCCGAGCAGGTGAAGGTGGTGCGCGACTTCGCCCGCAAGATGGGCATCACCCACTATTACGAAGGCGGCGACGTGGGCGTGGAGCACGCGCTCCTGCCGGAGCTGGGCCTGGTCGGCCCTGGCGACATCGTGGTGGGCGCGGATTCCCATACCTGCACCTACGGCGGCCTGGGGGCCTTCGCCACGGGCATGGGCTCCACGGACATCGCCGGGGCCATGGCGCTGGGCGAGACCTGGTTCAAGGTTCCTCCCACCATCCGCGTGGCCTTCGAGGGCGAGCTTTCGCCCTTTGTGGGCGCAAAGGATCTGATCCTGCGCCTCATCGGCAGCATCGGCGTGTCCGGCGCGCTCTATCGCGCGCTGGAGTTCTGCGGGCCGGTCATCGACGCCTTGTCCATCGAGGGCCGCATGACCATGGCCAACATGGCCATTGAGGCCGGCGGCAAGGCCGGGCTCTTTCCGGCCGACCACAAGACCCTGGCCTACTGCGCTGTGGCCGGTCGCACGGGCGACAAGCCCCTCAAGGCCGATGCGGGCGCGTCCTACGAGCAGGATCTGACCCTGTCCGTCACGGGAATGCCCCCGCAGGTGGCCTGCCCGCACCTGCCCGACAACGTGCGCGGCGTGGACGAGATCAAGGGGCTCGCCGTGGACCAGGTGGTCATCGGTTCCTGCACCAACGGCCGCATCGAGGACCTGCGCGAGGCGGCCAGCGTGCTCAAGGGCCGCAAGGCGCGCAAGGGCGTGCGGCTCATCGTGCTGCCCGCGACGCCCAAGATCTGGCGGCAGGCCATGGCCGAGGGGCTCTTCGACATCTTCATGGACGCCGGGGCCGTTGTGGGGCCGCCCACCTGCGGGCCCTGCCTGGGTGGGCACATGGGCATCCTGGCCGGGGGCGAACGCTGCATCGCCACCACCAACCGCAACTTCCGCGGCCGCATGGGCAGCCTGGAGAGCGAAGTGTACCTCGCCGGGCCGGCCGTGGCCGCAGCCAGCGCCGTGGCCGGCGAGATCATCAACCCCGCCAAGCTGTAAGCCGCCAGGCATAAGGAGACCAAAGACATGCTCGTTACTGGCAATGCGCACAAGGTCGGCGCGCACATCGACACCGACGCCATCATCCCGGCCCGCTTCCTGGTCACCACAGACGCAGCCGTGCTGGGGTCCAACTGCATGGAGGGCCTGGAGCCCGGCTGGGTCAAACGGGTCAAGAAGAACGACATCATGGTGGCCGATGAGAACTTCGGCTGCGGCTCCTCCCGCGAGCACGCGCCCATCGCCATTCTTGGCGCGGGCATTCCCGTGGTGGTGGCCAAGAGCTTCGCCCGCATTTTCTACCGCAACGGTTTCAACATGGGGCTGGTGCTGCTTGAGGTGGGCGACGACATCGCCAAGCTCAAGGACGGCGACCAGCTGGAAGTGGACACCGAGGCCGGGCGCATCAAGAACCTGAGCACCGGCGAGACCGTGGTCTGCGCCAAGGTGCCCGCCTCCATGCAGGAGCTGCTCGACGCGGGCGGCCTGGTTCCCTATGTCAAGAAACGCCTGGCTGAAAGGCAATAGAGGATTGGAAACAATGAAAATCTGCGTCATCCCCGGCGACGGCATCGGCAAGGAAATTGTCGCCCAGGCCTTGCGCGTGCTGGACAAGGTCACCGAGAAATTCGGCACCCGTTTCGAAATCGAGGAAGCGCTCATGGGCGGCGCGGCCATCGACGCCACAGGTTCCCCCCTGCCCGAACAGACGGTCGCGCTCGCCCTGGCGGCCGATGCCGTGCTGCTGGGCGCTGTGGGCGGCCCCAAGTGGGACACCCTCGACCCTGCGATCCGGCCCGAGCGCGGGTTGCTCGGCATCCGCAAGGCTCTGGGGCTTTTCGCCAATCTCAGGCCAGCCAGCCTGTTCCAGGAGCTCAAGCACGCCTGCTACCTGCGGCCGGACATCGTGGCCAAGGGCATCGACCTCCTGGTGGTGCGCGAGCTCACCGGCGGGGCCTACTTCGGCACGCCCAAGGGGGTGGAAGTGCGTGATGGCGAACGCGTGGGCTTCAACAACATGATCTACGCCGAGCACGAGATCCGCCGCATCGCCAAGGTGGGCTTCGAGGCCGCCATGAAACGCAGCAAGAGGCTGTGCAGCGTGGACAAGGCCAACGTGCTGGACGTTTCGCGCCTGTGGCGGGAAGTGGTGCTGGAAGTCGCCCGCGACTACCCGGACGTGGAGCTTTCCCATATGTACGTGGACAATGCGGCCATGCAGCTGGTGCGCGACCCCTCGCAGTTCGACGTCATCGTCACCGAGAACCTTTTCGGCGACATTCTGTCGGACGAGGCTTCCGTCATCACCGGGTCCATCGGCATGTTGCCCTCGGCCTCGCTGGGCGAGAAGAACCCAGGCCTGTTCGAGCCCATCCACGGGTCCGCCCCGGACATCGCCGGGCAGGACAAGGCCAACCCGCTGGCCACCATCCTGTCCGTGGCCATGCTGCTGCGCTATAGCTCCACGGAGAAGACCGGCGACATGGGGCCCCAGGCCGACGCCATCGAGCAGGCCGTGCGCAAGACGCTCCAGCAAGGCTATCGCACCGGCGACATCCGCGAAGACGGATGCAAGCTGGTGGGCTGCCAGGCCATGGGCGACGCCGTGCTGGCCAACCTGTAGCCTTTCCAGACCGCATCGGGTGCATGGAGGGGGACCGGGAGACCGGCCCCCTTTTTTGCGTCCGCGCCTACCAGGCGAAGGGCGGCTTTTCGCGGAACTCGAAGACGTAGGGGAAGGGCGGCGTGGAGACGAGGTCCACGCGGCGGGCCAGGATGCGGAAACCCGGATTGGTGATGGCCAGCCCTGGACCATCGCCGCCTTTGGGGGCCTTGTCCGCAAGGTGCTTGTCCGCGCCGTGGAGCGGTTCCAGGCTGCCGAACACCTCCACCCAGTCGCCGTCGCGCAGGCCGTCCAGTGACTCGCCGTCGGCTCCGCGCACCAGGAAGCGCAAGTCCAGGCTGTCGGCAAGGCAGCACACCACGGCCACACGCCGCAACAGCACATGCCCATGGGCGTCCAGGCCAGACGAGCGCAGCACCTGCGCGCGCAGGGCGAAGCGCGGCGGGTAGTCTTTGCGGCCCTTGTCCAGCATGATGTACAATTCCGCAAGGTTCAGGCGCGTGTAGCGCTCGCCGTCAAGCACGGGGCTGGGGTCGGCAGGGGCCTCCTCCTCGGGTGCGGGCATGGGCGCGGAGAGTGTCGCCGGGGCTTCGCCAGAATCGCCTGAGCCAAAGGGTTCCCTCGCGGCCTGCTCCCAGGCCATGGCGCCGAGGGACAGGAAGGCCAGCAGCACGGCTTGCCGCCACAGCCGCGCCGGGGTGGAGGGGCCGGGCGTGGGCCGCAGCACAAGCGCCAATCCGCACAGGCACAGCAGCGCCCCCGCTCCAAAAGTAAGCCCGCTGAAGCGCGGGTTCAGGAAGTACCAGTACAGGCTTGAGCGCGAGAGCGCCGCGATGAACCCGCCCATGCACAGCAGGCACAGGCCGTCCACGCGGTCCTGAAGGCTTTGCCGGAAGGCGGAGCGGAATAGCGCCAGTTTTGATGCCTGGCTCATGGCAGTGCTCCGGAAAGGCCAAGGCCCATGGCGAGGAGGTACACCGCCGTCGCAGGGGCAAGAATGAGCACAAGGGCGATCTTGCGGCGGAACACGGCCAGGAAGGCCGGAATGAGTTTCAAGTCCAGCATGGGGCCGATGGCCAGGAACGCCAGCAGCGCCGCAGGGGGGAACATGGACAAGCTGGCGGCCACGAAGGCGTCGGCCTCGGAACACACGCTCATGAGCACGGCGGCGAGCATCATGGCGGGCACGGCCGTCCACACGCTGCCGGACACGGCCGCCAGCAGCTCCTGCGGCAGAAAGACCTTGAACAGTCCGGCCGCGCATGCGCCCAGGATCAGGAACATGCCCATGTCCAGGAATTCGCGCCCCGTGCCGCGCAGAACGTCCAGCAGACCCTGCCCGATGGAAGGCCGGGCCTGCTGGTCCGCGTGGGCATGGCAGCACCCGCAGCCTGCGTCGTGGGCCATGTCCAGGGCTGGCCGCAGGGGGGACTCTGCTCCGGCCGCGCCAAGCGCCCAGCCCAGCATGGCCGCCGGAACCAGCACCAGGGCCACGCGCCAGGCCACCATCTCCCAACTGCCCTGGAACGCCACCCAGGTGGAGGCCATGGACACCGGATTCACCACCGGGGCCGCCAGCATGAAGGGGAAGGCCGCGCCCGCTGGAACCCCTTTGCGGATGAGCCGACGCGTCACCGGAACCACGCCGCATTCGCAGGTGGGCAGCAGCAGCCCGGCGAACAGCCCCAGCGCAATCTGCACGGGCAGGCGCTTGCGCGCCAGACGGGAGAGGGCCTTGTCCCCCACATATACGGCGATGATGGAGGACAAAAGCGAGCCAAGCAGCAGAAACGGTGCGGCTTCGATGACGATGGAACTGACGATGGCAGCAAACACGGCGAAAGCGCTCTGATCCATGGAAACCTGTTGGGCCTTATGGGTTGACAGGGGTGCAACTTTGTTGCATTTGCTGTGCAACTGAGTTGCACCGCTTGGGGTGTAGCCGAAACATGGAGCGACCGCAATGAGAAAGATGTTGGCCATGCTGGCTGTGTTGACGATGGTTTCCGCGGCGCCTGCCCTTGCCGCGAGTCTGGGGGTGGCCGTGGGCGTGGCCCCGGTGGCGCACTTCGCCAAGAAGGTCGGCGGCGATCTGGTGTCCGTCACCCTGCTTGTGCCGCCGGGAGCGGATGCGCATACCTATGAGCCCAAGCCTTCGCAGATGCGCGCCCTGTCCGCTTCGGCCGTGTATCTGTCCACCGGATTGGAGTTCGAAGCGGCCTGGGAGTCCCGGCTTCGGTCGGCGAATCCCAAGATGCTGGTGACGAAAATCGACGCGGGGTTGAAGAAGCTGCCCATGCCGGAGGGACATGGGCATCATGGGCACGAGGCCGAGGCCGGGCATCATCACCATGACGAGTTGGACCCGCATGTGTGGGTTTCTCCTGCCGAGGTGCGCCACATGGCCGCAGCCATCGCCCAGGCGTTCTCCAAGGCCGATCCGTCCAACGCCAAGGCGTATGCGGCCAATCTTGCCGCGTTCCAGAAGGAGATAGACGAGCTTGACGGCCAGCTCAAGGCGCTGTTCGCAGAAGTTCCGGCGAGCCAGCGCGGCTTTCTGGTGTTTCATCCCGCCTGGGGCTACTTCGCCCGTGACTATGGCTTGACCCAGATCGCCATTGAGTTCGAGGGCAAGGAGCCGACGCCCAAGCGTTTGGCCGCCATTGTGACCCAGGCCAAGGCCAAGGGCGCATCGGTCATCTTCGTGCAGCCGCAGATGAGCCAGCGCACGGCCGGTGCCATCGCCACGGCGGTGGGCGCGCGGCTTGTGACGGCCGATCCCCTGGCCGAGGATTGGGGAGCGAATCTGCTTGCCGTGGCCAAGAGGTTTCGGCAGGCCTTGAAGTAGCGCTTGGGAAGGACGATGGACGCTCAGGAACTGCTGTCGCGCGCAGGCCTTGCCGCAACGGACAAGCGGCTGCTGGTGGTACAGGCCATGGCCGAGGCGGGGCGGCCGGTGACTCCCCAGGAATTGTTGGCCGGGCTTGGCGCGGGGCTGAACCGTGTCACCCTCTACCGCATTCTGGATCTTCTGGTGGAGCATGAACTGGCCACACGTCACAACGCCGGCGAGCGGGCCTTCCGTTATTGCCTGCGCACCGGGCCCGCGGGGCACGCGCACTTCACCTGCTCGGTTTGCGGGCAAACCCGGTGCATTGATTCCCGGTACCTTGCCGAGGGGCTGGAGGCGTTGCTTGCGCGGCTGCCCATGCGTGTCGATTCCGTGGATATCCGCTTACTTGGCGTGTGTGGCGACTGCCAACCGAACTGAGCCCCGGTTTCAGTGGCTCCGGGGCGGTTTTGTCGGCGCAAAGGAGCCTGTGGGTTGTTGCCCCGCCTGGAACTATGTGCCATAGGAAAGGGCCTGTGCGTGGCGGCTGGCCGGTGTGCGTCATCCTGCCGCGCGGGACAAAGCCATGAGTGAACACACAGGATCGCCGGAGGGCAGATGGACAACGAGAGATTCATTGACGGAGTGACGCGGATCGGATTTGGAGCGGGCATGGTGCGTATTGATCTGGGCGCCCTTTCCGCTGACCAGGTGGACGAAAAGGGCGAGCCCATGCTCGAGACCCGTGAGCGTCTTGTGATGCGGCCCGAGGCCTTCTTGCAGATGATGACCGCCTTCGACCACATGGCCAAGCGCCTTGTGGAGGCCAAGGTCCTTCAGACTGCGCCGGAGCAGGCCAACTAGCAGGCGCAAGCGCGCCATGTCGAAGGGGCCGCCACCGCACGCGCTTTGTCGTGCGATGGCGGCCCCCTTTCGTTTCGGTCATCCAGCGGCTACACAACGACCTGATAGCCGAGCTGCACCAGGTCCGCTCGCTGGCCGCCCCGGATGCCGAAGTTCTCCCTTGGTTGTTCGACGATCCGGATGAACACGTCGCCCTTGTCCACGCCAAGGGCTCCCAGCGCGGCGACGATGGCCGCATACAGCGCTCCCTTGGTCTCCGGCGTCCGGCCCTCGAAGAGCGCGATTTCCACAAGCACGTAGCGTTCCGACCTGCCTTCCGGCAGCAGCCATTCGTCCGGGCCGTGTTCCGCCAGACGCAGGTTGCGGTCGTGGGCGGGCAGGGCCAGGGTGGCGGCGATGGCCCCCTGCACGGCCTCCATGAGGGCGTGCTTCTCGGCGCTTGTGCGGCCCTTGAGAACGCTGACGAGGGTGACGGGCATGACTGCGGTTCCTGTTTACAGCGCGGGCATTGCCGCTGCGGGAAGCCCCGCTTCCAGAGCGTGCGCGGCCGCAAGCATTGGCGCCTCATCGAAGGCACGGCCCGTGAGCTGCAGGCCCACCGGCATTCCCGTGTCGCGTCCAAGGCCGACGGGCAGGCTCATCCCCGGCAGCCCGGCCAGGTTGGTGCTGATGGTGAAGATGTCCATCAGGTACATCTGCAAGGGGTCGGAGGTCATTTCGCCCACCTTGAAGGCCGTGGTCGGGCACACAGGGCCGGCCAGCAGGTCGCACTGGGAAAGCGCGGCCTCGAAATCCCGGCGGATGAGGCGGCGCACCTGGGCGGCTTTGCGGTAGTAGGCGTCGTAGTAGCCGGAGGAGAGCACATAGGTGCCCAGGATGATGCGGCGCTGCACCTCGTCGCCAAAGCCTTCGGTGCGACTCCTTACGTACATGTCCATGAGGTCCGCAGGATTCTCGCAGCGGCGGCCGTAGCGCACGCCGTCGAAGCGCGCCAGGTTGGAGCTGGCCTCGGCCATGGCGATGACGTAGTAGGTCGCTATGGCGTACTGCGAGAGCCGCAGGTTCACGGGAACGGTCTTGGCGCCAAGCTCCTGGGCGACTTTCAGGGATGCGCCGCAGGCCTCGGCCACCTCTGGCGCAAGGCCCTTGTCCCAGTATTCGGCGGGCAGACCGATGGTCAGCCCCTTGAGGCTGCCGTTGCCGCCCAGTGCGGAGAGGTAGTCGGGCACGGGCCTGTCCACGCTGGTGGAGTCCTTGGGGTCGTGCCCGGCGATGACCTGCAGCAGGCGCGCCGCGTCCTCCACGCTGCGGGCCATGGGGCCGATCTGGTCCAGGGACGAGCCGTAGGCCACCATGCCGAAGCGCGACACCCGGCCATAGGTGGGCTTGAGGCCCACGATGCCACAGAAGCTGGCGGGCAGGCGGATGGAACCGCCGGTATCGGTGCCCAGCGCGCCGTAGCACTGGCCCGCCGCCACTGTGGCGGCGGAGCCGCCGCTGGAGCCGCCTGGAACCCGATTCGTGTCCCAGGGATTTTTGGTGGCGAAGAAGGCCGAGTTTTCCGTGGTGGAGCCCATGGCGAACTCGTCCATGTTGGCCTTGCCCAGAAGCACGGCCCCGGCGTCCTTAAGGCGCGTCACAGCCGTGGCGTCGTACGCCGGGCGGAAGTTCTCCAAAATTTTTGAGCCGCAGGTGGTGGGCGCGTCCCTGGTGGCCAGCACGTCCTTGACCACAAGCGGCACGCCCCACAGAGGCTTGCTCGGATCAGGTCCGCTTTCGTCCATGCTTTTGGCCAGGGCGCGGGCTTCTTCGGCCTGCACGGAAATGAGGGCGCGCACCTTGGGTTCGGTGGCCTCGATGCGCGCGAGCGCGGCCTCCGTGACTTGGGTGGCGCTGACGGTCGTGTCCGCGAGGGCCTTGCGTACCTCGGAGAGGGTCATGTGCGTGAGTTCGGGCATTGTGTTCGGGTCCATTTGCTGGTGTCTTGCCGCCGCTAGACGATGCGCGGCACGATGAAGAACGCGCCGTCGGTCTCCGGGGCGTTTTTGAGGATGTCCTCGCGGGGGAGGTCCTTGCTGGCCACGTCGTCGCGCAGCACGCTGACGTGGTCCACCGGGGTGTACATGGGCTCCACGCCTGCCGTGTCCAACTCGGCGAGCTTGTCCATGTACGCCAGGATGTCGTCGAGCTGGGCGGCGTACTGGGCGGTTTTGTCCTGGCCGAGCGCAAGGCGGGACAGCTTGGCCACCTTGGCCACCTCTTCGGGGGTGATGCTCATCTGGGCTACTCCTTCACGTCCGGGGTAAGGCTGCCGGAGCTGGCCGCCCTTTTGCCCTTTTGGATGTCGCGGGCCATGTTCAGGCGCTTTTCGCGGCGGGTCTTGGATTTTTGGATGTCCTCGCGCATGGACTGCGGGTCCACAAGGGCCTTGCCTTCCTTGCGCGGGGTGAAGAGATACAGGCTTTGGCGTGCGTGGCCTTGTTCGTCCCAGACGATGGGGGCCATGCTGCATTCCTGGTTGGCGAGCGCGAAGAGCCGCGCGTTGACCATGGCCGGGGTCCAGTCCGCGCCCAAGCCCAGCCGTGCGGCGAGGCGGACAAAATCGTAGCCCAGCGCGGTCCAGAAGTCCGCCTGGCCCATGTGCTGCCCGTCCATGACGGCCTGGAGCGCCCGACCGCCCGTGGTCTCTGGCCACCATGCGCCGGGGCAGGCCGCATGCTGGAAATAGGTGTCGTCCACCTCATGCGCGTTGTCCAGACCTACGCTCCACAGGTCCGTGCCCAGGAAGAGCAGGTGCTGGCCTTCGAAAAAATGGAAGTTGGACGCGAGCAGCTCGGCTTGCCCCCAGTCCTCGGGCATGAACACCGCGCCGAAGTCCGGCATGGGCAGAGGGGTGTTCTTGTTGCCATGGAAACCGTCCGGCACCTTGAGCAGGTGGCTGACGCTGTGCAGCCAGCGCGGGTGTTCCTCGGGCGGGTAGGTCTCGCTGGCGGCGATGCGCACCCCTTTGGCCTTGGCCTCGGCCTGGAACACTTCGGCCATGCGCTGACCGTAGCGGTTTCGTGGCGCCAGTATGGCCACCGAGCGGATTCCCATGGACTCGGAGGTCAGCG is part of the Humidesulfovibrio mexicanus genome and harbors:
- a CDS encoding tautomerase family protein gives rise to the protein MPVTLVSVLKGRTSAEKHALMEAVQGAIAATLALPAHDRNLRLAEHGPDEWLLPEGRSERYVLVEIALFEGRTPETKGALYAAIVAALGALGVDKGDVFIRIVEQPRENFGIRGGQRADLVQLGYQVVV
- the leuC gene encoding 3-isopropylmalate dehydratase large subunit, with the protein product MSHTVAEKILQAHTDEEITRAGQIVNCRVSLVLANDITAPLAIKSFKAMGAAQVFDKDKVALVCDHFTPNKDIDSAEQVKVVRDFARKMGITHYYEGGDVGVEHALLPELGLVGPGDIVVGADSHTCTYGGLGAFATGMGSTDIAGAMALGETWFKVPPTIRVAFEGELSPFVGAKDLILRLIGSIGVSGALYRALEFCGPVIDALSIEGRMTMANMAIEAGGKAGLFPADHKTLAYCAVAGRTGDKPLKADAGASYEQDLTLSVTGMPPQVACPHLPDNVRGVDEIKGLAVDQVVIGSCTNGRIEDLREAASVLKGRKARKGVRLIVLPATPKIWRQAMAEGLFDIFMDAGAVVGPPTCGPCLGGHMGILAGGERCIATTNRNFRGRMGSLESEVYLAGPAVAAASAVAGEIINPAKL
- the gatA gene encoding Asp-tRNA(Asn)/Glu-tRNA(Gln) amidotransferase subunit GatA, whose amino-acid sequence is MPELTHMTLSEVRKALADTTVSATQVTEAALARIEATEPKVRALISVQAEEARALAKSMDESGPDPSKPLWGVPLVVKDVLATRDAPTTCGSKILENFRPAYDATAVTRLKDAGAVLLGKANMDEFAMGSTTENSAFFATKNPWDTNRVPGGSSGGSAATVAAGQCYGALGTDTGGSIRLPASFCGIVGLKPTYGRVSRFGMVAYGSSLDQIGPMARSVEDAARLLQVIAGHDPKDSTSVDRPVPDYLSALGGNGSLKGLTIGLPAEYWDKGLAPEVAEACGASLKVAQELGAKTVPVNLRLSQYAIATYYVIAMAEASSNLARFDGVRYGRRCENPADLMDMYVRSRTEGFGDEVQRRIILGTYVLSSGYYDAYYRKAAQVRRLIRRDFEAALSQCDLLAGPVCPTTAFKVGEMTSDPLQMYLMDIFTISTNLAGLPGMSLPVGLGRDTGMPVGLQLTGRAFDEAPMLAAAHALEAGLPAAAMPAL
- a CDS encoding 3-isopropylmalate dehydratase small subunit; the encoded protein is MLVTGNAHKVGAHIDTDAIIPARFLVTTDAAVLGSNCMEGLEPGWVKRVKKNDIMVADENFGCGSSREHAPIAILGAGIPVVVAKSFARIFYRNGFNMGLVLLEVGDDIAKLKDGDQLEVDTEAGRIKNLSTGETVVCAKVPASMQELLDAGGLVPYVKKRLAERQ
- the gatC gene encoding Asp-tRNA(Asn)/Glu-tRNA(Gln) amidotransferase subunit GatC — its product is MSITPEEVAKVAKLSRLALGQDKTAQYAAQLDDILAYMDKLAELDTAGVEPMYTPVDHVSVLRDDVASKDLPREDILKNAPETDGAFFIVPRIV
- the leuB gene encoding 3-isopropylmalate dehydrogenase — protein: MKICVIPGDGIGKEIVAQALRVLDKVTEKFGTRFEIEEALMGGAAIDATGSPLPEQTVALALAADAVLLGAVGGPKWDTLDPAIRPERGLLGIRKALGLFANLRPASLFQELKHACYLRPDIVAKGIDLLVVRELTGGAYFGTPKGVEVRDGERVGFNNMIYAEHEIRRIAKVGFEAAMKRSKRLCSVDKANVLDVSRLWREVVLEVARDYPDVELSHMYVDNAAMQLVRDPSQFDVIVTENLFGDILSDEASVITGSIGMLPSASLGEKNPGLFEPIHGSAPDIAGQDKANPLATILSVAMLLRYSSTEKTGDMGPQADAIEQAVRKTLQQGYRTGDIREDGCKLVGCQAMGDAVLANL
- a CDS encoding Fur family transcriptional regulator; the encoded protein is MDAQELLSRAGLAATDKRLLVVQAMAEAGRPVTPQELLAGLGAGLNRVTLYRILDLLVEHELATRHNAGERAFRYCLRTGPAGHAHFTCSVCGQTRCIDSRYLAEGLEALLARLPMRVDSVDIRLLGVCGDCQPN
- a CDS encoding permease, with translation MDQSAFAVFAAIVSSIVIEAAPFLLLGSLLSSIIAVYVGDKALSRLARKRLPVQIALGLFAGLLLPTCECGVVPVTRRLIRKGVPAGAAFPFMLAAPVVNPVSMASTWVAFQGSWEMVAWRVALVLVPAAMLGWALGAAGAESPLRPALDMAHDAGCGCCHAHADQQARPSIGQGLLDVLRGTGREFLDMGMFLILGACAAGLFKVFLPQELLAAVSGSVWTAVPAMMLAAVLMSVCSEADAFVAASLSMFPPAALLAFLAIGPMLDLKLIPAFLAVFRRKIALVLILAPATAVYLLAMGLGLSGALP
- a CDS encoding metal ABC transporter solute-binding protein, Zn/Mn family, which gives rise to MRKMLAMLAVLTMVSAAPALAASLGVAVGVAPVAHFAKKVGGDLVSVTLLVPPGADAHTYEPKPSQMRALSASAVYLSTGLEFEAAWESRLRSANPKMLVTKIDAGLKKLPMPEGHGHHGHEAEAGHHHHDELDPHVWVSPAEVRHMAAAIAQAFSKADPSNAKAYAANLAAFQKEIDELDGQLKALFAEVPASQRGFLVFHPAWGYFARDYGLTQIAIEFEGKEPTPKRLAAIVTQAKAKGASVIFVQPQMSQRTAGAIATAVGARLVTADPLAEDWGANLLAVAKRFRQALK